A DNA window from Impatiens glandulifera chromosome 7, dImpGla2.1, whole genome shotgun sequence contains the following coding sequences:
- the LOC124945566 gene encoding protein PLANT CADMIUM RESISTANCE 2-like isoform X1 codes for MYDEKNHPHLPSAPPVVYGQPVSSGFPAAAYGQQQGGGGGGSNNNWSTGLCGCFEDVPNCCLTFWCPCITFGQIAEIVDRGSTSCGASGALYTLILMLVGCTCCYSCFYRTKMRKQYSLPETPCGDCLIHCFCETCALCQEYRELKNQGFDMSLGWHGNVERQNRGDVAMVPPPPSGGEYGGMTR; via the exons ATGTACGATGAGAAAAACCACCCTCATCTGCCATCGGCGCCACCGGTCGTATATGGGCAGCCGGTAAGTAGTGGATTTCCGGCTGCAGCATATGGACAACAAcagggaggaggaggaggaggtagTAATAATAATTGGTCTACCGGTCTCTGTGGCTGTtttgaagatgttccaaact GCTGCTTAACTTTCTGGTGTCCATGTATCACTTTTGGACAGATTGCGGAGATAGTAGACAGAGGATCTACTT CTTGTGGAGCTAGTGGGGCTCTGTATACTCTAATACTGATGTTGGTTGGATGCACGTGCTGCTACTCGTGCTTCTACCGGACAAAGATGAGGAAGCAATATTCTCTCCCTGAAACCCCTTGTGGAGACTGCTTGATTCATTGTTTCTGCGAGACATGCGCCCTTTGTCAAGAATACCGTGAGCTCAAAAACCAAGGTTTCGACATGTCCCTAG GATGGCATGGAAACGTTGAAAGGCAGAACCGTGGTGACGTTGCAATGGTGCCTCCTCCCCCTAGTGGAGGAGAGTATGGGGGGATGACACGTTAA